The Punica granatum isolate Tunisia-2019 chromosome 4, ASM765513v2, whole genome shotgun sequence genome has a window encoding:
- the LOC116202744 gene encoding WAT1-related protein At5g07050-like, translating to MAQTGCLSNFMHTARPYIAMICLQFGYAGMNIITKVSLNRGMSHYVLVVYRHAFATAVIAPFAIVLERKVRPKMTFAVFMQIFVLGLLGPVIDQNLYYAGLKFTSPTFSCAMSNMLPAMTFIMAVLCRMEKLDMKRVRCQAKVLGTIVTVGGAMLMTLYKGQVVNFLWAGPVNAAHTSGNASEASDKDWVKGSILLIIATFAWASFFILQAVALKRYAAHLSLTALVVFMGTLQSIAVTFVMEHKASVWSIGWDMNLLAAAYAGIVSSSIAYYVQGLVMKKRGPVFVTAFSPLMMIIVAIMGSFILAEKIYLGGILGAILIVAGLYSVLWGKYKEGQEKEAEEIPEPVKCNGENGHVIPNIQENDIEMQKAEVLKPN from the exons ATGGCGCAAACAGGATGTTTGAGCAACTTCATGCACACGGCTAGGCCTTACATAGCCATGATCTGCCTCCAGTTCGGCTATGCCGGCATGAACATCATCACCAAGGTCTCCCTCAACCGCGGGATGAGCCATTACGTGCTGGTCGTCTATAGGCATGCATTCGCCACTGCTGTGATCGCCCCATTTGCTATTGTCCTCGAGAG GAAGGTGAGGCCAAAGATGACATTCGCGGTGTTCATGCAAATATTCGTGCTGGGCCTTCTCGG GCCGGTGATCGATCAGAATCTATACTACGCGGGCCTAAAGTTCACATCGCCCACCTTCTCCTGTGCCATGAGCAACATGCTCCCGGCGATGACCTTCATCATGGCAGTACTCTGCAG GATGGAGAAGCTGGACATGAAGAGAGTGAGGTGCCAGGCGAAGGTATTGGGCACAATCGTGACGGTGGGAGGGGCGATGCTGATGACACTGTACAAGGGTCAGGTCGTGAACTTCCTATGGGCCGGTCCCGTTAATGCTGCCCACACTTCCGGGAATGCCTCGGAAGCTTCCGACAAGGACTGGGTCAAGGGCTCCATCCTCCTCATTATCGCCACCTTCGCTTGGGCTTCGTTCTTCATCCTTCAG GCAGTGGCACTGAAGAGGTACGCGGCCCACCTGTCCTTGACGGCTCTGGTGGTGTTCATGGGCACGTTGCAGTCAATTGCAGTCACATTCGTAATGGAGCACAAGGCATCTGTCTGGTCCATCGGCTGGGACATGAACCTGCTCGCTGCCGCCTATGCT GGCATAGTATCATCGAGCATCGCGTACTATGTTCAGGGGCTGGTAATGAAGAAACGAGGCCCGGTCTTTGTGACAGCTTTCAGCCCGTTGATGATGATCATTGTAGCCATCATGGGATCCTTCATCCTCGCAGAGAAGATCTATCTCGGAGG AATTCTCGGCGCAATCTTAATAGTAGCAGGACTATACTCTGTTCTGTGGGGCAAGTACAAGGAGGGGCAAGAGAAGGAAGCAGAGGAGATCCCCGAGCCCGTGAAGTGCAATGGCGAGAACGGCCACGTCATACCGAACATTCAAGAGAACGACATCGAAATGCAGAAAGCCGAAGTCCTGAAACCGAACTAA